The following coding sequences are from one Saccopteryx bilineata isolate mSacBil1 chromosome 3, mSacBil1_pri_phased_curated, whole genome shotgun sequence window:
- the ASB17 gene encoding ankyrin repeat and SOCS box protein 17, giving the protein MSESSKLCRKTPCPRSNIFCNLIDKIVKRPSVQFLGQWGYHCYEPRIYRTLAKILRYVDLDGFDLLLTDYIAFVEKSGFRFEINFNLEFTEICVNTILYWVFARKGNPDFVELLLKKTKDYVQDRSCNLALIWRTFTPVYCPSPLSGITPLLYVAQTRQSNILKILLQYGILERDKNPINIVLTILLYPSRVRIMVDHEFVDIQEDAKTCLVLCSRVLAAISVREIETQLSLGRRPIISDWLDYIPSTRYRDPCELLHLCRITIRSQLLANNMLPNGIFSLLIPVRLQNYLNLEI; this is encoded by the exons ATGAGTGAATCTTCTAAATTATGTCGTAAGACTCCCTGTCCAAGAAGCAATATATTCTGCAATCTAATTGATAAAATTGTTAAAAGGCCATCCGTGCAGTTTTTGGGTCAATGGGGATATCACTGTTATGAACCTAGAATTTATAGAACACTGGCAAAAATTCTGAGGTACGTCGACTTGGATGGGTTTGATTTACTACTTACAGATTACATTGCATTTGTGGAAAAATCAGGATTCcgctttgaaataaattttaatcttgAATTTACTGAAATATGTGTGAATACCATCCTATACTGGGTTTTTGCCAGAAAGGGTAATCCTGACTTTGTGGAATTGCTTCTCAAGAAGACAAAAGACTATGTTCAAGACAGAAGTTGTAACCTGGCACTGATATGGAG AACTTTTACACCAGTATACTGCCCAAGCCCACTAAGTGGCATCACACCTCTACTTTATGTAGCTCAGACAAGACAATCCAATATCTTAAAAATACTTCTGCAATATGGAATCTTAGAAAGAGACAAAAACCCCATCAACATTGTGTTAACAATTTTGCTCTACCCTTCGAGAGTGAGAATTATGGTTGATCACGAATTTGTAGACATCCAAGAAGATGCGAAAACATGTTTAGTGCTCTGTTCCAGAGTGCTTGCTGCCATTTCAGTCAGGGAAATAGAG ACGCAGTTAAGTTTGGGAAGACGTCCAATTATTTCAGATTGGTTGGACTATATTCCTTCAACAAGATATAGGGACCCATGTGAACTATTACACCTTTGCAGAATAACCATCCGGTCTCAACTACTGGCCAACAATATGCTCCCAAACGGAATATTTTCACTTCTAATTCCTGTTCGTCTACAGAACTACCTGAATTTGGAAATTTAA